CTGCATCAGATCCTGCGCGCGGTGCCAGTCTTTCGTCAGATGAATCGCATGGTACTGCAGCCTCGGCATCTCGTGCCGGAGCTGCAGGTTGAAGGGGTGGCTCCCGGGCGTGTGAAATCCACCATGACTGGCGCGCGGATGCGCTGGCCGGCCATCGGCATCGCCGTTTCGATAATCTGCGGCGACGACATGGATGGCGGCTTCGCTGCCCGTCACGGATAGCAAGGCTTTGCCTCGCTCCATGGTCAGCGCAACCCGAAATAGCCCAGGATAAACAGGACGATTACGACCAGGCCGACGATATAGATGATGCTGTTCATGTTGATCTCCGCGCCTGGCCGGAAAGTGGCAGGCTGCACAGACCATTACATGCCATAATCACGCCCGTTCGTGACTAACCCGCGTTAGCCGGGCGCGGTTTCATTCAACATTGGTGACGCTGACCGAAACCTGCAATCCCAGCAGCTTCCCGCCATCGCGCACGAATGTCCCGCTGACCGGCAGTGCCTGTGACGGCGTGCGGGTCGTTGCCACGCGAATCAGGTTCCGGCTGGCAATGATGCGGTTGGTGGGGTCAAACTCCACCCAGCCTGCCCCGGGGACGAAAATATCGGCCCAGGCATGGGTTGCGCCACCGCCTGTCATATCCTCGCCCGAGTCGTTTCCGGCAGCCTCGTCATGCAGGTATCCGGTGACGAACCGGGCAGCGAACCCCAGGTTTCGCGCAGCTTCCATGAACAGCAGCGCAAAATCGCGGCACGTGCCGGTACCGAGCCTGATCGTCTCGGCCGGTGTCTGCACGCCCTCCTCCTCACGCCGGACATAGTGAAAAGCCTTGTGGACGGCGGTTGCCAGGGCGCCCAGCACCTGCAGACTGCCGCCGGGCAGTTGCGGCAGCACCTGTGCGATCCATGCTGCCAGCGCCTCCTGATCCTGCGGCTGATCTGCCCTCAGATAAGGGCCGAGGTCGATGCGGTCATCATCGCCATACTGCACCGGGTATGCGCCCGCATAGCGCGCGATCCGGGCCAGCGGCTCATCCAGACCATAGCGCCGCAGCAGCAGTTCGCTTTCGATCACCAGTTCGTTCGCTTTGTCGTGGAACAAAAGCAGCGCAAGCGAGTTTCCAAATGCATCGAATGCCCAGTGCACATCCGCGCGGGGCGAGACGGTCAGGCTGGAATCCAGAAGCCGCATATCGTGCCCATCTCGTGGGCGTATCATCAGCCGATGCTCGCCGAACGCCACCGGAAGGTCATAGGTGTATCGCGTTCGATGGATAATGCGCAGGGTTCGGATCTGAATATCCTTACATCTGGCCTGGCGGGCGACGGAGCCCGCAGGAAAGCTACATTTTTAAAGAGCCTGGGGACGCGGATACCGGCGCGGACTCTACGCCAGGCCATAGAGGGCAGCAATGTTCATTCGCATCGGCTACGAGATCGTCATCGACAGCAAGCCGGATACCGTGCTGATCCTTGCCATGTCGCCACATTCCAGCTTCGACGGGCGGATCATCGGCTCGGCCGAGGTGCAGGCACGGCCAGAGATTCCGCTGGAGACATTCCAGGACAGCTTCGGCAACCGGCTGACCCGGCTGCGGGCGCCGGCAGGGCACCTGACGCTCTGGTCCGACTGCATCGTCGAAGTTGACGGACAGCCCGACGTGTATGACTGGACGGCGCAGCAGCATGACGTTGCGGACCTGCCGCCCGAAACGCTGCAATTCCTGACTTCCAGCCGCTACTGCGATTCCGACGCGCTGGCCCCCGAGGCGCTGCGCCTGTTCGGGGCCACCCCGCCGGGCTGGGCACGGGTGCAGGCGATCTGCAACCATGTCCACAACCATCTGACCTTCGGCTATGGCTTTGGGCGGTCCACCAAGACGGCCAGCGATGCACATCGCGAAAAGACCGGCGTCTGCCGGGATTTCGCGCATCTCGCCATCGCCTTCTGCCGCGCCATGAACATCCCTGCCCGCTACGCCAGCGGTTATCTGGGCGACATC
Above is a window of Oceanibaculum nanhaiense DNA encoding:
- a CDS encoding transglutaminase family protein; the encoded protein is MQIRTLRIIHRTRYTYDLPVAFGEHRLMIRPRDGHDMRLLDSSLTVSPRADVHWAFDAFGNSLALLLFHDKANELVIESELLLRRYGLDEPLARIARYAGAYPVQYGDDDRIDLGPYLRADQPQDQEALAAWIAQVLPQLPGGSLQVLGALATAVHKAFHYVRREEEGVQTPAETIRLGTGTCRDFALLFMEAARNLGFAARFVTGYLHDEAAGNDSGEDMTGGGATHAWADIFVPGAGWVEFDPTNRIIASRNLIRVATTRTPSQALPVSGTFVRDGGKLLGLQVSVSVTNVE
- a CDS encoding transglutaminase-like domain-containing protein, coding for MFIRIGYEIVIDSKPDTVLILAMSPHSSFDGRIIGSAEVQARPEIPLETFQDSFGNRLTRLRAPAGHLTLWSDCIVEVDGQPDVYDWTAQQHDVADLPPETLQFLTSSRYCDSDALAPEALRLFGATPPGWARVQAICNHVHNHLTFGYGFGRSTKTASDAHREKTGVCRDFAHLAIAFCRAMNIPARYASGYLGDIGVPYSGPGDFCAWFEAYLGGRWYTFDARYNQPRIGRVLMVRGRDAADGAMITSFGRYDMKALWIWTDEVPGPPPGTPPGTSPGTSSDALLHDILKSRPKGEALTLAPTN